The following are encoded together in the Candidatus Methylomirabilis oxygeniifera genome:
- a CDS encoding conserved protein of unknown function (Evidence 4 : Homologs of previously reported genes of unknown function) yields the protein METRLIRIGHSPDPDDAFMFYALAKERFDTGRFRFQHILEAIDTLNRWALEGRLEVTALSVHAYTYVADRYILLPHGASIGRNYGPIIVAKRRFDPAELRGKRIAVPGMLTTAFLALRLYLSEFQAVEVPFDQVFDAVDRGEADAGLVIHEGQLTFEAGGFTKLVDLGAWWYEQTALPLPLGANAIRKDLGESCCLEVSNYLQASIDYGLAHRQQALDYAIQFGRGMEATLADRFVGMYVNEDTRAWNQESRQGLERLLNMAWEQGVITTRIRPEFLPG from the coding sequence ATGGAGACACGTCTTATCCGGATCGGACATAGTCCGGATCCGGATGATGCATTCATGTTTTACGCCTTGGCCAAGGAGCGATTCGATACGGGTCGGTTTCGCTTCCAGCACATCCTCGAAGCGATCGACACGTTGAACAGGTGGGCGCTGGAAGGCAGGCTGGAGGTGACCGCGCTTTCGGTTCATGCCTATACCTATGTAGCCGACCGCTACATCCTGTTGCCCCATGGCGCCAGCATCGGACGGAACTATGGACCGATCATTGTGGCGAAGCGGAGGTTCGATCCTGCCGAGCTTCGTGGTAAGCGAATTGCCGTTCCCGGTATGTTGACGACGGCATTCCTCGCGCTGCGGCTGTACCTGAGTGAGTTTCAAGCCGTTGAGGTCCCTTTTGATCAGGTGTTCGACGCAGTCGACAGGGGCGAGGCGGATGCCGGACTGGTCATCCACGAGGGCCAGCTCACCTTCGAGGCCGGTGGTTTCACTAAGTTGGTGGACCTCGGTGCCTGGTGGTACGAGCAGACCGCATTGCCGTTGCCGCTCGGGGCGAACGCCATCCGTAAGGACCTTGGTGAGTCGTGTTGTCTGGAAGTTTCGAACTACCTTCAGGCCAGCATCGACTATGGCTTGGCGCACCGACAGCAGGCGCTCGATTACGCGATACAGTTTGGCCGCGGTATGGAGGCGACGCTGGCCGACCGATTCGTCGGTATGTATGTCAATGAGGACACTCGCGCCTGGAATCAGGAAAGCCGACAGGGCCTTGAACGTCTTCTTAATATGGCCTGGGAACAGGGTGTGATCACCACGCGAATCCGTCCGGAGTTCCTCCCAGGTTAA
- a CDS encoding protein of unknown function (Evidence 5 : No homology to any previously reported sequences) — translation MLSKKRQRSPQTNKRFIIVTARAFVKNNQSTAKSGRIFNHPLRPPQSRCIKENEEKRWS, via the coding sequence GTGCTTTCAAAAAAACGTCAACGAAGCCCTCAGACCAACAAACGGTTCATAATAGTCACCGCTCGCGCATTTGTCAAGAATAATCAGTCAACCGCTAAAAGCGGACGAATCTTCAATCACCCCTTGCGCCCACCTCAATCCCGATGTATAAAGGAGAACGAAGAAAAACGGTGGTCATGA
- the rpsU gene encoding 30S ribosomal protein S21: protein MALDDITEDTIGGSRPDKGGRHRPLEVKVDGRGVESAIRLFKKLVLRDGILKELKRRAHYEKPGEKRRRKVREAARRLRRQAARAVRRDQSEF, encoded by the coding sequence ATGGCTCTTGACGATATTACAGAGGATACGATCGGGGGTTCGAGGCCCGATAAAGGCGGTCGACATCGCCCTCTCGAGGTCAAGGTAGACGGTCGAGGGGTCGAATCGGCTATTCGGCTCTTCAAGAAGCTCGTTCTGCGCGATGGGATTCTCAAGGAACTGAAGCGAAGAGCGCATTACGAGAAGCCGGGGGAGAAGCGTCGCCGAAAGGTTCGAGAGGCCGCGCGCAGGCTTCGCCGTCAGGCGGCTCGCGCGGTTCGCCGCGACCAGTCGGAATTCTGA